A single window of Salvia splendens isolate huo1 chromosome 8, SspV2, whole genome shotgun sequence DNA harbors:
- the LOC121743895 gene encoding potassium channel KAT3-like — protein sequence MSFAYSKNFLRRFCVEDFQTGAEGTSSSFFSSHLIPSLGARINQTTRLRKHIISPFSPRYRAWEMFLILLVVYSAWISPFEFAFLPYKQDAMFVVDNIVNAFFAVDIVLTFFVAYMDSQSYLLVDDHKKIALRYVSTWFGFDLCSTVPFQALSILFTDHSGGLGFKLLSMLRLWRLRRVSSLFARLEKDTRFNYFWTRCTKLVSVTLFAVHTAGCFNYMIADRYPDPQKTWIGAVYPDFKRLSLWDRYITAMYWSIVTLTTTGYGDLHAENPREMLFGVCYMLFNLGLTAYIIGNMTNLVVHWTSRTRTFRDSIRAASEFAKRNQLPPQIEDQLLSHICLKFKTEGLKQQETMNGLPKAIRSSIAHYLFYPVVQNVRLFHGVSQEFLLQLVPEMEAEYYPPREDVILQNEAPTDVYILVTGSVKLAVKINGQDHVVGKASAGDIFGEVGVLCGKPQPFGVRTTEVSQILRLNRSTFLNILHAYSEDERVVMNNLFMKMKACGSFNVEGQHTVDIQNSSCTTAHQKESNDTKGSKAEVGSSTEDGQTSLNVAIRQGHIEMVHFLLERGANVNIPDARGWTPKALAEMQADRGIYNLILNYENKKKPDGSINDAANHARVNSSISTNPTRAEAVSQEKKRVTIHMKSENSKHLEKKLPKLIVLPDSIEDLLKIAGKKFGDDSLTSIVNAENAEIDDINVVRDGDHLFFVSSQSKDQA from the exons ATGTCGTTCGCCTACTCCAAGAACTTCCTGCGGCGCTTCTGTGTCGAGGATTTCCAGACCGGGGCCGAAGGAACCAGCAGTAGCTTCTTCTCCAGCCATCTCATTCCCTCCCTCGGGGCGAGGATCAATCAAACGACGAGGCTTAGGAAGCACATCATCTCCCCTTTCAGTCCCCGGTATAG GGCATGGGAGATGTTTCTGATTCTCCTGGTCGTCTACTCCGCGTGGATCTCCCCGTTCGAGTTTGCATTCCTGCCCTACAAGCAAGATGCCATGTTCGTTGTGGACAACATTGTCAATGCCTTCTTTGCTGTCGACATCGTCCTCACCTTCTTCGTGGCCTACATGGATAGCCAGTCGTATCTTCTGGTCGACGATCACAAGAAGATAGCGTTGAG GTATGTATCGACCTGGTTCGGTTTTGATCTCTGCTCGACAGTGCCGTTTCAAGCTCTCAGCATACTCTTCACAGATCATAGCGGCGGATTAGGCTTCAAATTGCTCAGCATGCTCCGGTTGTGGCGTCTCAGACGGGTCAGCTCCCTCTTTGCAAG GCTCGAGAAGGACACCCGGTTCAACTATTTCTGGACTCGCTGTACCAAGCTCGTGTCG GTTACTCTGTTCGCGGTGCACACTGCCGGCTGCTTCAACTACATGATTGCTGACAGGTATCCCGACCCGCAGAAGACGTGGATCGGCGCGGTCTATCCAGATTTCAAACGGTTAAGCCTCTGGGACAGATACATAACCGCAATGTATTGGTCTATCGTGACTCTAACTACGACAGGTTACGGGGACTTACACGCGGAGAACCCGAGAGAGATGCTGTTTGGAGTCTGCTACATGCTGTTCAACCTCGGACTGACAGCATACATCATAGGAAACATGACAAACCTCGTCGTGCACTGGACCAGCCGCACGAGAACCTTT AGAGACTCTATCCGTGCTGCTTCGGAGTTTGCAAAGAGGAATCAGCTGCCCCCGCAGATTGAAGACCAGCTCCTGTCACATATATGTCTCAAGTTCAAGACGGAAGGGTTGAAACAGCAGGAGACGATGAATGGCCTGCCTAAGGCCATTCGTTCCAGCATTGCGCATTATCTGTTTTACCCTGTTGTTCAAAATGTCCGTCTATTCCATGGGGTTTCACAGGAGTTTCTTCTCCAACTG GTACCGGAGATGGAGGCCGAGTACTACCCTCCAAGGGAAGACGTTATTCTGCAAAACGAGGCTCCAACAGATGTATATATACTGGTCACCGGATCAGTG AAATTGGCTGTCAAAATCAACGGACAGGATCAT GTAGTCGGAAAGGCTTCTGCAGGGGATATTTTCGGGGAGGTAGGGGTCTTATGTGGAAAGCCACAGCCGTTTGGTGTTCGAACGACAGAAGTCTCTCAGATACTACGGCTGAACAGAAGCACGTTTCTCAACATTCTTCATGCTTATTCAGAAGACGAACGCGTTGTTATGAACAATCTTTTCATG AAAATGAAAGCATGCGGAAGCTTCAACGTAGAGGGCCAGCATACAGTAGATATCCAGAATTCAAGTTGTACGACAGCACATCAAAAAGAGAGTAACGATACCAAAGGAAGCAAAGCTGAAGTGGGTTCTTCTACAGAGGACGGCCAAACATCTCTCAACGTTGCTATTCGACAGGGTCATATAGAGATGGTCCATTTTCTGCTGGAAAGAGGTGCAAATGTGAACATACCGGATGCGAGAGGTTGGACACCAAAGGCATTAGCAGAAATGCAAGCAGATAGAGGCATATACAACCTTATACTgaattatgaaaataaaaagaaacctGATGGGAGCATCAATGACGCTGCCAATCATGCACGTGTCAACTCGAGCATTTCCACGAATCCAACTCGTGCAGAAGCAGTAAGCCAGGAGAAGAAGAGAGTCACCATTCACATGAAGTCTGAAAATAGTAAACATTTGGAAAAGAAGCTCCCAAAGCTAATAGTCCTACCTGATTCAATAGAAGATCTACTCAAAATAGCAG GTAAAAAATTCGGAGATGACAGCCTCACAAGCATAGTAAATGCAGAAAATGCAGAGATAGACGACATAAATGTCGTGCGAGATGGTGACCATTTGTTTTTCGTATCAAGCCAGAGCAAAGATCAAGCATAA
- the LOC121743912 gene encoding prefoldin subunit 6-like, with the protein MAAIKELTRDLENKATDFRKLEKDIQKNQQVKKKYTIQLGENELVLKELDLLNDDTNVYKLIGPVLVKQDLAEANANVRKRIEYISAELKRLDSTLQDLQEKLSSKQESIAKLQQRIQTLQAGKAKA; encoded by the exons ATGGCCGCTATCAAGGAGCTAACACGCGATCTAGAGAACAAAGCCACCGATTTCAGAAAACTTGAGAAAG ATATTCAGAAGAACCAGCAAGTGAAAAAGAAGTACACCATTCAGCTCGGCGAAAACGAGCTCGTGCTCAAG GAACTGGATTTGTTGAACGATGACACGAATGTGTACAAATTGATTGGTCCGGTGCTAGTGAAGCAGGATTTGGCTGAGGCTAATGCCAATGTTCGGAAGCGGATTGAATATATCTCTGCCGAATT GAAACGCTTAGATAGTACCCTTCAGGATTTACAAGAAAAGCTAAGTAGCAAGCAAGAATCG ATTGCCAAGCTACAACAAAGAATCCAGACTCTCCAAGCTGGAAAAGCAAAGGCCTAA